A single genomic interval of Eleutherodactylus coqui strain aEleCoq1 chromosome 3, aEleCoq1.hap1, whole genome shotgun sequence harbors:
- the LOC136620537 gene encoding oocyte zinc finger protein XlCOF6-like, with protein MTVYCVCQVPIRCQDVTVYFSMEEWEYLEGHKDLYKDVMIEDQQPLTIPGTRLSQIKTMVLSINDPPGMEKDRDHMAARILDLTLEIIYWITGEDYTVVKKWSGECVTPRVSGGWSRTQSPITEPSPHSLIHEQKILELTHKITELLTGEVPIRCQDVTVYFSMEEWEYLEGHKDLYKNFKMEDQQPLILPDGSSQRNPPERCPSPLYSQDCPEEEEHVPPDHQESSDGTTSGLDKAISVNEKDWMRGQLVSAYHEVEDGYTTQPNSITTNVPVVLHIRDLSADLTCHRKPSSNQSLVGKPITEHKQGKIFPCGKHFNRISNLSLPERIDRDERPFSCSECGKCFGQKSILVNHLRTHTGEKPFSCLECGKCFSQKRNLWKHQRIHTGEKLFSCSECGKYFANKSNLKVHLRRHTGEKPFSCPECGKCLREKSDLLKHMRIHTGEKPFSCSECGKCFRQKSGLVIHQKTHSREDPFLCSECGKHFSLKSYLMEHLRIHTGQKPFSCSECGKCFTQKCTLVTHQTTHTEEKPFSCSECGKCFKQKSALVKHRRTHSGEKPFFCPQCGKHLRHKSSLIEHLRSHTGEKPFSCSQCGKYFSHRSNLVTHQITHRGEKPFSCSECGKCFSHKSSALNHLRSHTGEKPFSCLECGKTFSRKSGVVLHQRTHTGEKPFSCLECGKCFSQKSILVKHQRTHIGEKLF; from the exons ATGACGgtatattgtgtgtgtcaggttcctataaggtgtcaggacgtcactgtctatttctctatggaggagtgggagtatttagaaggacacaaggatctgtacaaggacgtcatgatagaggatcagcagcccctcacaatACCGG GTACAAGACTCTCACAGATAAAGACGATGGTCCTTTCCATCAATGACCCACCagggatggagaaggacagagaccacatggctgcccggatattagacctcaccctggagatcatctactggataactggggag gattacacagtagtgaagaagtggTCTGGTGAGTGTGTGACCCCTCGTGtgtcaggaggatggagccggACCCAGAGCCCCATCACTGAGCCTTCACCTcattcactgatacatgagcagaagatcctagaacttacccacaagatcactgagctgctgaccggagag gttcctataaggtgtcaggacgtcactgtctatttctccatggaggagtgggagtatttagaaggacacaaggatctgtacaagaacTTCAAGATGGAGGATCAGCAGCCTCTGATATTACCGG atggatccagtcagagaaatcccccagagagatgtcccagtcctctatattcccaggattgcccagaggaagaggaacatgTCCCACCGGATCATCAG GAAAGTTCTGATGGAACAACAAGTGGACTTGATAAAGCTATATCGGTGAACG aaaaaGATTGGATGAGAGGACAACTTGTATCTGCATACCATGAAGTAGAAGATGGCTATACCACACAACCTAATTCAATAACTACTAATGTACCTGTAGTGCTTCACATCAGAGATCTATCCGCAGATCTCACCTGTCACAGGAAACCTTCATCTAATCAGTCACTGGTTGGAAAACCAATAACTGAACATAAACAGGGGAAAATATTtccatgtggaaaacattttaacAGGATATCTAATCTTTCTTTGCCTGAGAGAATTGACAGAGATgaaaggccattttcatgttcagaatgtggaaaatgttttggcCAGAAATCAATTCTTGTTAATCATCTGAGaactcatacaggagagaagccattttcatgccttgaatgtgggaaatgttttagtcagAAAAGAAATCTTtggaaacatcagagaattcacacaggggagaagctgttttcatgttcagaatgtgggaaatatttcgCCAATAAATCCAATCTTAAGGTACATTTAAGAAGGcacactggagagaagccgttttcatgccCTGAATGTGGCAAGTGTTTGAGAGAGAAATCAGATCTTTTGAAACatatgagaattcacacaggagagaagccgttttcatgttcagaatgtggaaagtgttttagACAGAAATCGGGTCTCGTTATACATCAGAAAACTCACTCAAGAGAAGATCCCTttttatgttctgaatgtgggaagcaTTTTAGTCTGAAATCATACCTTATGGAGCATCTaaggattcacacagggcagaagccattttcatgttctgaatgtgggaaatgttttactcagaaatgcactcttgttacacatcagacaactcacacagaggagaaaccattttcatgttcagaatgtgggaaatgttttaaacagAAATCGGCTCTTGTTAAACACCGGAGAACTCACAGCGGGGAGAAACCTTTTTTTTGCCCTCAATGTGGGAAGCATTTACGTCACAAATCAAGTCTCATAGAACATCTAAGAagccacacaggggagaagccattttcatgttcacagtgtgggaaatattttagccACAgatcaaatcttgttacacatcagataaCTCACagaggggagaagccgttttcatgttcagaatgtgggaaatgttttagccacAAATCAAGTGCTCTGAATCATctaagaagtcacacaggagagaagccattttcatgtttggaATGTGGGAAAACTTTTAGCAGGAAATCGGGTGTTGTTCttcatcaaagaactcacacaggagagaagcctttttcatgtttagaatgcgggaaatgttttagccagaaatcgattcttgttaaacatcagagaactcacatagGGGAGAAACTATTTTAA